One genomic window of Magnolia sinica isolate HGM2019 chromosome 3, MsV1, whole genome shotgun sequence includes the following:
- the LOC131241076 gene encoding sodium/calcium exchanger NCL1-like, with protein MAKSAFLLSFLILSLAIKSQGRCIADTSQDLVSDGIRSVLQPSLLHLGRPVSSSEACEQTYGFLPCTTTVLGNLFLVLAYGYLMFLAATYLSNGSELLLEILGPGIVGGLFLPVLGALPDALLILVSGLSGSKETAQHQVLIGMGLLSGSTVMLLTLLWGSCVIVGKYDLSDSSTSVDSRDTKECSLTGSGVITDLQTSHAAKIMVISVIPFIIVQLPKIFNVSSGSRLAVLISLIVSIVFLLSYCIYQVFQPWIQRRRLAYAKHKHVISGILRHAQKDALGKLLTEDGEPNIPVIRKLFHKIDLDSDNLVSASELKALIIGMQFEEINVDTTDAVKKLMDDFDTTGDSNIDEDEFVTGIMKWIREAKHLVPHSGAYSIKFISDFHQKTKEEHDMLIDRSDEVVEGINNLSWNCIKAVLLLLLGTVIAAVFADPLVDAVDNFSSATGIPSFFISFIAMPLATNSSEAVSAIIFASRKKQRTTSLTFSEIYGAVTMNNVLCLAVFLAIVYLRHLTWDFSAEVLVILIVCIVMGLFTSFRTKFPLWTCSVAYFLYPFSLALVYVLDYCLGWS; from the exons ATGGCGAAATCTGCGTTTCTgctttcatttctcatcctctcacTCGCTATCAAGTCGCAGGGCCGATGCATCGCGGACACATCTCAGGATCTAGTATCCGATGGTATCCGCAGCGTCCTTCAACCTTCCCTTCTGCATCTCGGCCGTCCAGTATCGTCGTCAGAGGCATGCGAGCAGACGTACGGATTCCTACCCTGCACGACCACCGTTTTGGGTAACCTCTTCCTGGTGCTGGCGTACGGTTACCTGATGTTCCTCGCCGCTACTTATCTCTCAAACGGTAGCGAACTCCTTCTCGAGATCCTCGGCCCCGGCATCGTGGGCGGCCTCTTCCTTCCTGTCCTTGGCGCGCTTCCGGACGCATTGCTCATCCTAG TATCTGGTCTTTCTGGAAGTAAAGAGACTGCTCAACATCAGGTCTTGATTGGGATGGGCTTGCTTTCTGGGTCAACTGTCATGCTTCTGACATTGTTGTGGGGTTCTTGTGTCATCGTTGGCAAGTATGATCTTTCAGATAGTTCTACCTCCGTAGATTCACGAGATACAAAGGAGTGCAGCCTAACTG GCTCTGGTGTGATTACGGATTTACAAACTAGTCATGCTGCAAAGATCATGGTTATATCTGTGATCCCATTTATCATTGTGCAACTACCTAAAATTTTCAATGTATCATCTGGAAGCCGCCTTGCAGTCTTGATTTCTCTTATTGTTTCAATTGTATTCTTGCTTTCGTACTGCATCTATCAG GTCTTTCAGCCCTGGATTCAGAGGAGAAGATTAGCATACGCAAAACATAAACATGTTATATCAGGAATTTTAAGACATGCCCAAAAGGACGCATTGGGAAAGCTCCTTACAGAAGATGGTGAACCTAACATACCTGTTATAAGAAA ACTATTTCACAAAATTGATCTGGACTCTGACAACTTGGTATCAGCTTCTGAGTTGAAAGCACTGATCATCGGAATGCAGTTCGAGGAGATAAATGTCGATACCACTGATGCTGTTAAAAAGCTAATGGATGATTTCGATACAACCGGCGATTCAAACATTGATGAGGATGAGTTTGTCACAGGAATTATGAAATGGATTAGGGAGGCTAAGCACTTGGTTCCTCACTCAGGGGCTTACTCTATAAAGTTCATTTCCGACTTTCATCAG AAAACCAAGGAAGAACATGATATGCTGATTGATAGGAGCGATGAGGTTGTAGAAGGCATTAATAATCTCTCTTGGAATTGCATCAAAGCTGTGTTGTTGTTGCTTCTGGGGACGGTTATTGCAGCTGTATTTGCGGATCCTCTTGTAGATGCTGTCGACAATTTCTCCAGTGCTACAGGCATACCTTCTTTCTTTATCTCATTTATAGCGATGCCTTTGGCTACTAACTCCAGTGAGGCTGTTTCCGCAATCATCTTCGCCAGCAGGAAGAAGCAACGGACAACTTCCTTAACGTTCTCTGAG ATATATGGTGCGGTGACGATGAACAATGTCCTTTGCTTGGCTGTCTTCCTAGCCATCGTTTACCTACGGCACTTGACGTGGGATTTCTCAGCTGAAGTGCTCGTCATTCTTATAGTCTGCATTGTAATGGGACTCTTCACCAGCTTCCGCACCAAGTTTCCACTCTGGACATGTTCTGTGGCTTACTTCCTATACCCGTTTTCCCTCGCTCTTGTTTATGTTCTTGACTACTGTCTCGGCTGGTCATAG